A genomic region of Barnesiella viscericola DSM 18177 contains the following coding sequences:
- the rlmB gene encoding 23S rRNA (guanosine(2251)-2'-O)-methyltransferase RlmB, translating to MEKNEMIFGIRAVIEAIEAGKEIDKILIRKELQGDLAKELFDLIKGRGYLVQRVPVERLNRITRKNHQGVVAFISSVAYQRLGDIVPTLFEEGKVPFIVLLDGITDVRNFGAIARTCECTGVDAIVVPERGSVSVNADAVKTSAGALLHIPVCRERSIHSAIRYLKDSGIRVVAASEKAALNYTRVDYTLPVALVMGAEDTGVDPDNLRLCDEMVAIPQVGNIGSLNVSVAAGVMMYEVVRQRLAEGE from the coding sequence ATGGAAAAGAATGAGATGATTTTTGGTATTCGGGCCGTAATCGAGGCCATAGAAGCCGGGAAAGAGATAGATAAGATTTTGATACGTAAGGAGCTGCAAGGCGACCTGGCCAAGGAGCTCTTCGACCTGATCAAGGGCCGCGGGTATCTGGTACAGCGGGTGCCTGTCGAGCGTCTTAACCGTATCACCCGCAAGAATCACCAGGGAGTGGTAGCCTTCATCTCGTCGGTTGCCTACCAGCGGTTGGGCGATATTGTCCCCACGCTCTTCGAGGAGGGGAAGGTACCCTTTATCGTGTTGCTCGACGGGATTACCGATGTGCGCAATTTCGGAGCCATAGCCCGTACCTGCGAGTGCACGGGAGTCGATGCCATCGTGGTGCCCGAGCGGGGCAGCGTCAGTGTCAACGCCGATGCCGTGAAAACCTCGGCCGGAGCTCTGCTGCATATCCCGGTCTGTCGTGAACGGTCGATACACAGTGCCATTCGCTACCTCAAAGACAGTGGTATCCGGGTGGTTGCCGCTTCGGAGAAGGCGGCTCTCAACTACACGCGTGTCGACTATACGTTGCCGGTCGCATTGGTCATGGGAGCCGAGGATACCGGCGTAGATCCCGACAACTTGCGGTTGTGCGACGAGATGGTGGCCATTCCGCAGGTGGGAAACATCGGGTCGCTCAATGTGTCGGTAGCCGCCGGGGTCATGATGTACGAGGTGGTGCGGCAGCGGTTGGCCGAGGGGGAGTAA
- a CDS encoding 3'-5' exonuclease translates to MQLNLKNPLVFFDLETTGTNITTDRIIELAYVKVFPNGEVEEKDIFVNPGMPIPPASTAVHHITDEMVADKPLFKDVARNIAKVFEGCDIAGFNSNRFDVPFLIEELLRAGVNLDISKRKFVDVQTIYHIMEPRTLKAAYKFYCGAPLVDAHSALADTRATYEVFKAQLDRYTEAAKDEYEGKYLTNDIDSWVSFSTQNRNVDFAGRIILNEHDVPVFNFGKYKGRSVEEIFQLEPSYYSWMMQGDFPLNTKNVITEIYTRARRRF, encoded by the coding sequence ATGCAGCTGAATTTGAAGAACCCACTCGTTTTCTTCGATTTGGAGACGACGGGTACCAATATCACCACCGACCGGATTATCGAACTGGCCTATGTCAAGGTCTTCCCCAACGGCGAGGTGGAGGAGAAAGATATCTTTGTCAATCCCGGTATGCCCATACCCCCCGCATCGACGGCCGTGCACCACATTACCGACGAGATGGTGGCCGACAAGCCCCTCTTCAAGGACGTGGCCCGCAACATCGCCAAGGTGTTCGAGGGGTGCGATATTGCCGGATTCAATTCCAACCGTTTCGATGTGCCGTTCCTCATCGAGGAGTTGTTGCGCGCCGGGGTCAATCTCGACATCTCGAAGCGCAAGTTTGTCGACGTGCAGACCATCTACCACATCATGGAGCCCCGTACCCTCAAAGCCGCCTACAAGTTCTATTGCGGCGCGCCGCTGGTCGATGCCCACTCGGCTCTGGCCGATACCCGGGCTACCTACGAGGTATTCAAGGCCCAACTCGACCGCTATACCGAGGCTGCCAAAGATGAGTATGAAGGGAAATACCTCACCAACGACATCGACTCGTGGGTGTCGTTCTCGACCCAGAACCGCAACGTCGATTTTGCCGGGCGCATCATTCTCAACGAACACGATGTGCCGGTGTTCAACTTCGGCAAATACAAGGGGCGTTCGGTCGAGGAGATATTCCAGCTCGAACCCAGCTATTACAGCTGGATGATGCAGGGCGACTTCCCGCTGAATACCAAGAATGTCATAACCGAGATATACACCCGCGCACGCCGCCGCTTCTGA
- the recN gene encoding DNA repair protein RecN, with translation MIKKLSVSNYTLIDELHIDFEPGFSVITGETGAGKSIILGALSLILGQRADLKSLRHSDEKAVIEGVFDIASYHLRDFFDENELDYDEGECILRREILPSGKSRAFINDTPVSVAQLKALGEQLIDIHSQHQNLLLADSRFQLRVVDTMAGDAALLADYREHYHRWRERLQAFARLQEENRTGREEEDYLRYQLGQLDEAQLKEGEQEELEGELQTLQHAEEIKNELAVLQACLHGEETGVVSLLNAALSRMKSLSRLYPEVDEWIGRLESDYIDLKDIATTVDRSQENLNIDPERLAWVENRLDTYYSLQQKHRVSNAVELLALRDSFAERLARIENYDEELAALKRQVEEQEQQVRDLAARLTEVRQQSAAGISQTLTERVKPLGMPHLQFEIEVAPRPQLDETGGDAIRFLFSANKNQPLQPVSEVASGGEISRLMLSLKALVAHAMALPTIIFDEVDTGVSGEIADKMARIMREMAQCMQVISITHLPQVAAWGQTHYRVYKSDTDTATATHLVRLTDKQRVEEIARMLSGSSLTAAALDNARELLKRNELNDGKE, from the coding sequence ATGATTAAGAAACTGAGTGTTTCCAACTATACGCTCATCGACGAGCTTCACATCGATTTCGAGCCCGGATTCTCGGTCATTACGGGCGAGACCGGTGCCGGCAAGTCCATCATCTTGGGAGCTTTGTCATTGATACTCGGTCAGCGGGCCGACTTGAAATCGTTGCGGCACAGCGACGAGAAGGCGGTGATCGAAGGGGTGTTCGACATTGCGTCGTATCATCTGCGCGACTTCTTCGACGAAAACGAACTCGACTACGACGAAGGCGAGTGTATCTTGCGGCGCGAGATTCTCCCCTCGGGCAAGTCGCGGGCCTTCATCAACGATACCCCTGTTTCGGTGGCCCAGTTGAAAGCCCTGGGAGAGCAGCTTATCGACATACACTCCCAGCACCAGAATCTCTTGCTGGCCGACTCGCGCTTCCAGTTGCGTGTGGTCGATACGATGGCTGGCGATGCCGCGTTGCTGGCCGATTACCGCGAGCACTACCACCGGTGGCGCGAACGGTTGCAGGCCTTCGCCCGCTTGCAGGAGGAGAACCGCACGGGCCGCGAGGAGGAGGACTACCTGCGTTACCAGTTGGGACAACTCGATGAAGCCCAGCTGAAAGAGGGCGAGCAGGAGGAACTCGAAGGCGAGTTGCAGACGTTGCAGCACGCCGAGGAGATTAAGAACGAATTGGCCGTGCTGCAAGCCTGTCTGCACGGCGAGGAGACCGGGGTCGTGTCGTTGTTGAATGCGGCGCTCTCACGCATGAAATCGCTCTCGCGCCTCTATCCCGAGGTCGACGAGTGGATTGGTCGCCTCGAATCGGATTACATCGACTTGAAAGATATAGCCACGACCGTCGACCGGTCGCAGGAGAATCTCAATATCGACCCCGAGCGGTTGGCCTGGGTGGAGAATAGGCTCGACACCTATTACTCGTTGCAACAGAAGCATCGGGTGTCCAACGCTGTGGAGTTGCTGGCCCTGCGCGATTCGTTTGCCGAGCGGTTGGCCCGCATCGAAAACTACGACGAGGAGTTGGCCGCCTTGAAGCGCCAGGTCGAGGAGCAGGAGCAACAGGTGCGCGACCTGGCCGCCCGGTTGACCGAGGTGCGGCAGCAGTCGGCTGCCGGCATTTCGCAGACCCTCACCGAGCGGGTCAAGCCGTTGGGTATGCCCCATCTGCAATTCGAGATAGAGGTGGCCCCCCGGCCGCAGCTCGACGAGACGGGAGGCGATGCCATTCGCTTCCTCTTTTCGGCCAACAAGAACCAACCTTTGCAACCGGTGTCGGAGGTTGCCTCGGGTGGTGAAATCTCGCGGTTGATGCTTTCGCTCAAAGCGCTGGTGGCTCACGCCATGGCCTTGCCCACCATTATTTTCGACGAGGTCGATACCGGGGTATCGGGCGAGATTGCCGACAAGATGGCCCGTATCATGCGCGAGATGGCGCAGTGCATGCAGGTAATCAGCATCACCCACCTGCCTCAGGTGGCCGCCTGGGGGCAGACCCATTACCGTGTCTACAAGAGTGATACCGACACGGCTACGGCCACACACTTGGTACGCCTCACCGACAAGCAGCGGGTGGAGGAGATTGCCCGCATGTTGAGCGGTTCGTCGCTCACGGCCGCAGCTCTCGATAATGCCCGCGAATTATTGAAACGTAACGAATTGAACGATGGAAAAGAATGA
- the porD gene encoding type IX secretion system protein PorD, translating into MKRNVLYVLLLLFPCLAAAQELNCRVEVNSDQIQGTNKEVFTTLKEAITEYINDRKWSTAQISPVERIDCSMLFTVKEYADNRFVCELQVQSRRPVYNSSYTTTLINFKDTQVEFNYQEYEPLVFSETNIESNLTAIINFYVYMILGVDFDSFSPMGGTPFYELARQVVNLGQSSMEAGWKAFEDNRNRHALLSAFVEQSTAGFRQLWYDYHRGGLDEMALSVDKGRAKITEALQQLQKVYEASPMSVVITLFRDAKLDELVNVYSKAPTSEKETVYDILSGMYPTDRSIIDKIKQTE; encoded by the coding sequence ATGAAACGAAATGTCTTGTATGTGCTGCTCCTCCTTTTCCCCTGCCTGGCTGCTGCTCAGGAGCTGAATTGTCGTGTCGAGGTGAACAGCGACCAGATACAGGGCACCAACAAGGAGGTATTCACCACCCTCAAAGAGGCCATTACCGAGTATATCAACGACCGCAAGTGGTCTACGGCACAGATTTCGCCCGTCGAGCGGATAGACTGCTCGATGCTCTTCACCGTGAAGGAGTATGCCGACAACCGTTTCGTGTGCGAGTTGCAGGTGCAGTCGCGCCGCCCGGTCTACAACAGCTCCTACACTACCACGCTCATCAACTTCAAGGACACGCAGGTCGAATTTAACTATCAGGAGTACGAGCCGCTGGTCTTCTCCGAAACCAACATCGAGAGCAACCTCACGGCCATCATCAACTTCTATGTCTATATGATACTCGGGGTCGACTTCGACAGCTTCTCGCCCATGGGCGGGACCCCCTTCTACGAGTTGGCTCGTCAGGTGGTCAACCTGGGGCAATCGTCGATGGAGGCCGGCTGGAAAGCCTTCGAGGACAACCGCAACCGTCACGCCCTGCTGTCTGCCTTTGTCGAACAGAGCACCGCGGGTTTCCGCCAGCTGTGGTACGACTATCACCGCGGCGGTCTCGACGAGATGGCTCTGAGTGTCGACAAGGGGCGGGCCAAGATTACCGAGGCGCTGCAACAACTGCAAAAAGTCTACGAGGCCTCACCCATGTCGGTGGTAATCACCCTGTTCCGGGACGCCAAACTCGACGAACTGGTGAATGTCTATTCCAAGGCCCCGACTTCCGAGAAAGAGACGGTCTATGATATATTGAGCGGCATGTATCCCACCGACAGAAGCATTATTGACAAGATTAAACAGACCGAATAA
- the coaBC gene encoding bifunctional phosphopantothenoylcysteine decarboxylase/phosphopantothenate--cysteine ligase CoaBC, with the protein MLKGKHIILGITGSIAAYKAAYLLRLLIKQGAEVQVVMTPAGKEFITPVTLSSLSGKPVVSEFFTANTGEWHSHVDLGLWADAMIIAPATASTIGKMAHGIADNMLVTTYLSCKAPVFVAPAMDLDMYAHPSTRHNLDLLRSYGNHIIEPATGELASHLTGKGRMEEPENIVAVLDRFFERKQSLAGKTVLVTAGPTYEKIDPVRFIGNYSSGKMGFALAEACAEAGAEVVLVAGPVALKTGHPSIRRIDVESAAEMYRAAVEAYDHADAAIMCAAVADYAPETVSDVKLKRSGEERVLRLKPNPDIAAELGHRKRAGQYLVGFALETNDEESNARSKMAKKNLDFIVLNSLRDAGAGFRCDTNKVTVIGREGKPVEIPCKLKTEVAVDIVDLLARCMNEGR; encoded by the coding sequence ATGTTGAAAGGCAAACATATCATATTGGGTATTACGGGCAGCATTGCTGCCTACAAAGCCGCCTATCTGCTGCGGTTGCTCATCAAGCAGGGCGCCGAAGTGCAGGTGGTGATGACCCCTGCGGGCAAAGAGTTCATAACCCCCGTTACCCTCTCGTCGCTGAGCGGGAAGCCCGTGGTGAGCGAGTTTTTCACGGCCAATACCGGCGAGTGGCACAGCCACGTCGACCTGGGGTTGTGGGCCGATGCCATGATTATTGCTCCCGCCACGGCCTCGACTATCGGCAAGATGGCCCACGGCATAGCCGACAACATGCTCGTGACCACCTACCTGTCGTGCAAGGCGCCGGTCTTTGTGGCTCCGGCCATGGACCTCGACATGTATGCCCACCCGTCGACCCGGCACAACCTCGATTTGTTGCGCTCCTACGGCAATCACATTATCGAGCCGGCAACCGGCGAGCTGGCCAGCCATCTCACCGGGAAGGGGCGCATGGAAGAGCCCGAGAATATCGTGGCCGTGCTCGACCGATTTTTTGAGCGGAAGCAGTCGTTGGCCGGGAAAACGGTGCTCGTGACGGCGGGTCCCACGTATGAGAAGATAGACCCGGTGCGATTCATCGGTAACTACTCGTCGGGCAAGATGGGGTTTGCGCTGGCCGAGGCTTGTGCCGAAGCCGGTGCCGAGGTGGTGTTGGTGGCCGGGCCGGTGGCCTTGAAGACGGGCCACCCCTCGATTCGCCGCATCGATGTCGAGTCGGCAGCCGAGATGTATCGGGCAGCCGTCGAGGCTTATGACCATGCCGATGCCGCCATCATGTGTGCTGCCGTGGCCGACTATGCCCCCGAGACGGTGAGTGACGTGAAGCTTAAACGGAGCGGCGAGGAGCGTGTGTTGCGCCTCAAACCCAACCCCGATATTGCTGCCGAACTGGGGCACCGCAAGCGTGCCGGGCAATACTTGGTGGGCTTTGCCCTCGAAACCAACGACGAGGAGAGCAATGCCCGCTCGAAGATGGCGAAGAAAAACCTCGACTTTATCGTGCTCAACTCGTTGCGCGATGCCGGTGCCGGATTCCGTTGCGACACCAACAAGGTGACCGTTATCGGCCGGGAGGGCAAGCCGGTCGAGATTCCCTGCAAACTCAAAACCGAGGTGGCCGTCGATATTGTCGACCTGCTGGCCCGGTGCATGAACGAAGGGCGATGA